The Streptomyces laurentii region ACCCGGTCGCCCTTGCGGACACCGAGGCGCAGCAGACCGGCGCGGGCCCGGGCGACCTGGTCGCGGAGCTCGCCGAAGGTCAGCTCGATCGGCGCCCGGGTCTGCGAACGGGCGACGACCGCGACGGAGCCGAGATCCTCGTCCCGGCCGAGCGCGTGCTCGGCGTAGTTGAGGGTCGCGCCGGGGAACCACTCGGTGTCCGGCATGGCCCGGCGGCCCAGGGCGGCGGCGGGCGGGGTGTGCGGGCGGACGTCGAAGAACTCCCAGATCGACGACCAGAATCCGTCCAGGTCGGTGACGGACCACTGCCACAGGCTGTCGTAGTCCGGGAAGGACAGCTGCCGCTGCGACTCCAGCCAGTGCAGGTAGCGGCCGATCTCCGACTCGTCCCTGACCGCGGGGCCGGGGGTGCTGAGGATCTCGCTCATCGGGCGTCCTTTCCGTGGGAGCCGTTCGTGGCGGCGACCTTGGCGGCGCGGCCGTCCAAGAAGGCCCGCATCCGCTCCTGGGCGTCGTGGCTGCCGGCCGCGACGGCCGACATCAGGGATTCGAGCAGCAGGCCGCCGGCGGGCGAGGCCTCGGCGATCCGGGGGAGTGCCTGGAGGACGGCGAAGTTGGTCAGCGGCGCGTTTTCCGAGATCCGTGCGGCGAGTTGCAGGGCCTTGTCGCGCGCCCCGCCCTCCTCGGTCAGGTAGTGCGAGAGGCCGGCGGCCTGACCCTCGGCGGCGTCGAGGACGCGGCCGGTGAGCATCATGTCGGCCATCCGGTGGGCGCCGATCAGCCGGGGGATCCGGACCGAGCCGCCACCGCCGACGAAGAGTCCGCGCTGTCCCTCAGGCAGCGCGTAGAACGCGGACGGCTCGGCCACCCGGATGTGCGCGGCCGCGGCCAGCTCCAGGCCGCCGCCGATCACCGCGCCCTTCAGCGCCGCCACCACGGGGATGCGCCCGCCCTCGACGGTGTCGAAGACGCGGTGCCACATGAGCGAGTGCTCCAGGGCCTGTTCGGCGGACCGCTCGGTCAGCTCGCCGAGGTCGAGCCCGGCGGAGAAGTGGTCGCCCTCGGCGTCCAGGACGACGGCCCGGACGTCGGCGCCCGGCCGCTGGAAGAACTGCTCGACGGCCAGCACGGTGGCGTCGTCGAGCGCGTTGCGCTTGGCCGGGCGACGGAGCGTCAGGACCGCCACCGAGTCCAGGCGGTCGATGGAAAGCGAACTCACGGGAAGGGTCCTCCACTGTCAGGAATCTGTACTACGTCAATTGCGTTGTCGTACTCTGCGGGGATGCCGAACGAGTAGTGCCCGAGCCCCAGCGGCGGCGCCGCCGCCCCACCAAGCAGGGAGTGGTGCTCTCCCAGGAGCTGATCGTCGACACGGCGCTGCGGCTGGTCGGGCAGCGCGGCGCGGAGGCGCTCACCGTCCGCCGGCTCGGCGCCGCGCTGGGCGCCGATCCCAGCGCGGTTTACCGCTACTTCCACAGCACCGACGACCTGCTGCTCGCCATCGCCGAGCAGCTGATCGCCCGCGCCCAGGACGGCTGGCGGGCCACCGGGGACTGGCGGGCCGACCTGCGCGAGATCGGCCTGCGGATCCACGCCGGCTACCGGGCCCACCCGCAGGCCGCGCTGCTCGCCGCCCACCGCACCACCGGGCGCACCCACGAGATGGCCGCCGTCGAGGCGATCCTCGGCATCCTGCGCACCGCCGGGTTCCCCGACCGGGAGGCGGTGCGGATCTACCACGCGTTCGTCGACCAGAGCCTCGGCTTCGCGGTGCTGGACGCCGCCGCGCTTGCTCTGCCCGCCGCCGCGCAGGCGGCGGACCAGCGGGTCTGGAACGCCTCCTACGCCCGGCTCGACGCCGGGACCCACCCGCACATCGCCGCCACCGCGCACCTGCTCACCGCCGATATGGGGCGCAGCGGGTACCGGTTCGCGCTGGATCTGCTGCTGGACGCCGCGGAGGCCCGGCTGGCGGCGGCGCGCTGAGCACGGGTTGCGCGCCGCCGCCGGTTCGAGGGCCACGGGCCGGTCAGTCCGCCGCGTGGACGAGTTCGCCGCCCACGTAGGTGCGCAGCACCCGGGCCGCGGCGATCTCCTCCGGCGGACCGGTGAGGATGTCGCGGTCGAGGACGACCAGGTCGGCCAGCTTGCCCGGGGCGAGCACGCCGGCGTCGTCGTGGCCGTTCACGAACGCCGCGCCAGCCGTGTAGGCAGCGATCGCGGAGGCCAGGTCGATCCGCTGCTCGGGCAGCAGCACCCGGTCATCCTCGGCGTCGGGCTGGCGCCGGTTGACGGCCACGTGCAGGCCGGCCAGCGGGTCCGGGCTGCTCACCGGCCAGTCGCTGCCCGCCGCGAGGGTGGCGCCCGCCCGCAGGAGCGTGCCGAACGGGTACTGCCAGGCGGCGCGCTCCGGGCCGAGGAACGGGATGGTCAGCTCGTCCATCTGCGGCTCGTGGGCCGCCCACAGCGGCTGGATGTTGGCGATCGCGCCGAGCCGGGCGAAGCGCGGCACGTCGTCGGGGTGGACCACCTGGAGGTGGGCGAGGTGGTGGCGGGTGTCGCGCCACCCGTTGGCGGCGCGGGCGGCCTCGACGGCGTCCAGCGCCTCGCGCACCGCCCGGTCGCCGAGCGCGTGGAAGTGCACCTGGAAGCCCAGCGCGTCGAGTTCGGTGACGTGGCCGCGCAGCGCGACGGGATCGACGAAGCTGAGGCCGGAGTTGGCGGTGGCGCAGCCGCAGCCGTCCAGGTAGGGGCTGGTCATCGCGGCGGTGAAGTTCTCCGCGATGCCGTCCTGCATGATCTTCACCGAGCCGGCCCGGAACCTGCCGTGCGTCAACTCTGCTCGCCGCTCGACGAGTTCGGGGATCTGCTCGGCGCCCCGGTCGCGCTCCCACCAGAGCGCGCCGGTCACCCGGGCGGTCAGCGCGCCGGAGCGGGCGGCGGCCAGGTAGGCATCGGCGGGGTCGGGCATGCCGTTGAACTCGCCGAGCAGGGCGTCCTGCCAGCCGGTGATGCCGAGCGAGTGCAGCAGCCGCTGGGCGCGCAGCAGCCCGTCGAGGCGGTCGGCGGCGGTGCCGGGCGGGATCAGCCGGGCGACCAGACCGGTGGCGCCTTCCTGGAGCATGCCGCTGGGGGTGCCGTCCGGCTCCCGTTCGATCCGTCCGTCGGCCGGGTCGGGGGTGTCGCGGTCGAGGCCCGCGAGCTCCAGGGCCCGGGTGTTGGCCCAGGCACCGTGGTGGTCGCGGTTGGTCAGGTAGACCGGGCGGTCGGGGACGGCGGTGTCGAGCAGTTGCCGGGTCGGCAGGCCGCCGTCGAAGCTGTCCATCGACCAGCCGCTGCCGGTGATCCACTCCTGGTCGGGGTGGGCCTCGGCGTAGGCGCGGATCCGCGCCAGGCAGTCGGCGGCGCCGTCGGTGCCGGTGAGGTCGCAGGCGGCCAGCTCGGTGCCGCCGCCGACGGCGTGGATGTGCGCGTCCTGGAAACCGGGGAGCAGCAGCTTCCCGGCCAGGTCGACGACCTCGGTGCCCGGACCGATCAGGTCGCCGACCTCGTCGTGCCCGACGGCGGTGATCCGCCCGCCGGTCACGGCCAGGGCGCTCGCGCGGGTGCGGGCGGCGTCGCCGGTGTGCACGGGTCCTCGGGTGAAGACCAGATCGGCCTTGGTCATGGGTGGTGCTCCTTCTCGGGTGGTACGGGGTGGTGCGAGGCGCCTGCGGCCGGACAGGCGCTAGCCGATGTCGCCGACGAAGTAGGCCGATCGGCGTCGCCAGCGGGCCCAGGCCGCCGCCGGCAGGCCGCTGACGATCATCAGGATCACCACGGAGAGTTCGAACCAGCCGTTGTCGGCGGCGAGTTCGAAATGGTCGGTGGAGTCGTAGAAGGTCCAGGCGAGGTAGCCGCCGACGGCGAGCAGCGCCGCGGCGCCGAGCAGCGGACCGACCACCGCGCGCAGGCCCTCCAGCAGGCTGCTGCGCAGCAGGTGGCGGAAGCGGACGGCGGCGGCGACGGCGGTGAGCGCGTAGTACAGCGCGACGATGATGCCGATCGCGTTGACGGCGGCGGAGATGAGGTCGTTGACGGTCGGGATGGCGATCGCGCACAGGGCGAGGGCGACCGCGACGCCGGTGATCAGCAGGGTGCCCGCGGCGGGCGTCCGGTGGCGGGGGTGCAGGCGGGTCCAGACCGGGCCGAGCACGCCGTCGCGGCCCATCGCGTACAGGCCGCGGGCGGTCGGGATCACCGAGGACTGGAGCGAGGCCACCGCGGAGAACATCAGCGCGATCAACGGCAGCGCGGCCAGTGGCTGGGAGGCCAGCATGGCCCCGAAGTAGGTCAGCCCGTGCGCGCCGTTGTCCGCCAACTCGTCCAGCGGCAGCACCCGTTGGAAGGCGGTGCCGGCGAGCAGGAACAGCAGCAGCATCACCACCAGGGCGACCGTCCCGGCCCGGGAGGCGTCGCGCGGGTCGCGGACCTCCTCGCCGACGCTGAACACCGACTCGAAGCCCCAGTAGCAGAACACCGCGAGCACCATGCCCTGCGCCAGCGCGTCCATGGACGGGATCGCGAAGGGGTTGAACCACTGGAGCGAGAACGGCTGGTCGCCGGCGAACAGCCCGTACCCGCAGAAGCCCAGCAGCACCACGTACTCGAAGACCAGCAGCGCCTTCTGCAGCCGCGCGGCCAGGTCGAGCCCACGCACCGCGACCAGCGCCGCGCCGACCAGCACGACCAGGCCGATCAGCGTGCACTGGACGGTCGAGTCGGCGTCCAGCCGCAGGCCGGCGACGCTGCGTACGTGCATCAGGTCGAGCAGCTGGACGATCGACGAGCCGGTGACGGTCGTGGTGTACGCCATGAACACCACCGTGCCGACGGTGTTCACCCAGCCGGTGAGGAAGCCGAGCCACGGGTTGAGCGTGCGGCCCACCCAGCGGTAGCTGCTGCCGGCGTCCGGCTCGGCGGTGTTCAGTCGCCCGTAGCCGCCCGCGATGGCGAGCACCGGGAGGAACGCCAGCAGCATGATCACGGGCAGGTGGAGCCCGACGACGCCGGCCATCAGGCCCAGGCCGATGCCGATGCTGCTGGTCGCGGCGGTACTGGAGGCGGCGATCGCGACGCCGTCGAGGAGACCGAGGGACCGGTGCATGGAGTGCTGGGGGTCGTTCGCGCCGGTTCTCGGACCGCTGCCCGTGGCCTTCTCCGTCGATACCAAGGGATCGCCGCCTTGGGGGTGTGAGGGGTGGGGGAGGTGTGCGCCATGAAATCCGGCAGGTCGAAACACGTCAATGCTGTTGTCATAAGAGCGCGACGACGACCGGCCGGGAGTCAGGGCCGCGGTTCCCCCGGCGTCGGGTCAGCCGCGGGACCCGAAGGCCCGCATGCCCCTGGCGCGGGCGATCCCCGACGCCGCGTCGGATCCGAGGAGATCGAGGACCTCACGGGCCCGGTCCGGCCGCGCGGACGACGCCAGGACACCCCCGCCGAAGACCGAGTCGATCGCGGCGTCGCCCGGCAGCGGCCCGACGACGACCACGCCCGGCAGGCCCGTCAGCTCGCTGCGCTGCTGGAAGGCCAGCTCGGCCCGGCCCGAGGCGAGCAGGCTGCCTGCGGGAACACCGGGCGGCGCCTGGACGAGCTGTCCCGCCAGCGCCCCGGCGAGCCCCAGGCGGCCGATCAGTGCGAGCAGGGCCGTCCCGCTGGGGCCGGTGGAGTACCCGATCCCGCTCGCGGACAGCAGTGCGGTTCGCAGGTCGGACTCCGTGGCGAGCGCGGGAACCTGCGCCCCGTCCGGCACGGCGACCACCACCTGGGAGACCCACAGCGGGCGCACCGTGCCCGCCAGGACGAGCCCTTCCGCCGCCAGCTCGGCCAGCGCTCCCTCGGCGAGGACAAGCAGGTCGGCCTCGGCGCCCTCGCGCACCCGCCGGGCCACCTCGACCCCGCCGGCGGACTCGAAGCGCGCCGGGACACCGTGGGCGTGCCCGAGGTGCGCGGCGAGGTCGGCCAGCACCGGCCGGGTCGCCATCGAGGACAGCCCGAAGATCATCTGATTCACATCTGCCTCCTTGGATCCGGCAGGCGGTACGGCGCACGCCACGGCGACTGCGCGCCGGTCTGCAAGACTCTCCGGATGATCACACCCCGGAGCACGGCGGCCGGAAAGGTCCTGGAGGTCCTCGCGGCCTTCGACCGCGAACACCCGTCGCAGACACTGTCGGAGATCGCACAGCGTACGGGCCTCGCCCTGAGCACCACCCACCGCGTGATCACCGAACTGGCTGGCTGGGGAGCGCTGGAGCGCGCCGAGGACGGCTCCTGGCACATCGGGCTGCGGCTGTGGGAGATCGCCTCCGGATGCCCGCGCACCCAGATCCTGCGCGACGCGGCGCTGCCGTTCATGCAGGACCTCTACGAGGCGACCCACGAGAACGTCCAGCTCGCGGTGCGCGAGGGGACGGAACTGGTCTTCGTGGAACGGATCGCGGGGCACCGGTCGGTGGAGGTGGTCACGATGGTCGGGGCCCGGTTCCCCATCGGTTCCACCGGGATGGGCCGCGTCCTGCTGGCGCACGCGCCCCGGGAGATCCAGGAGGAGGTCCTCGGATCGCCGCTAAGGGCCTGGACCCCGCACACCGTCACCGACCCGAAGGCGCTGCGGGCACAGCTGGACCGGATCCGCCGCGAGCAGGTCTTCGTGAGTGACCGGCAGCTCTCGGAGCGCTCGGCCGCCGTGGCGGCGCCGGTGCGGATCGGCCGGACCGGACCGGTGAGCGCCGCCCTGGGGATCGTCATCGCGGCGCGCGGCGCGAGCCGCGCGCGGGGGCTGCGCGAGTCGCTGCTGAGGGCGGTGCAGGGGATCTCCGAGGAGCTCGGCAGGCGGGCCCGGACGGCGACCTGACGGACGCGGGGCTTCCGCCAGGCGGAAAGGGCGGCGACGGGCCGACGGCGCGGATGTCAGCGTTCGGGGTGTTCGGAATCCCGCGCCACCGCTCAGGAGATGCCATGCCCGATGCCATCGTCGACACCGTCGCCTCGGTCCCCGTTGCCATCGTCGGCGCCGGCCCCGCCGGACTGATGCTGGCCCATCTGCTCGGACGCGCCGGCGTCGGGACGGTCGTGCTCGACACCCGCACCCGGCACGAGATCGAGACCACCCACCGGGCCGGCATCCTCGAAGCCGACGCGGCCCGGGCCCTGGTCGAGACCGGTGTCTCCGAGCGGATCCTGCTCGACGGCCACGAACACGAAGGCGTCGAACTCCGCTTCGGCGGCCAGCCGCACCGCATCGACTTCAAGAAGCTGGTCGGCGCGTCCGTGTGGCTCTACCCGCAGACCGACGTCTTCATCGACCTCGCCGACGCCCGCGAACGCGACGGCGGCACCGTCCACTTCGGAGTCCGGGACACCGAAGTCCTCGACATCACCACCGACAGCCCCAAGGTCCGCTGGACCGCGCCCGACGGGACCCGCCACGAACTGCGGGCCCGGTACGTGGTCGGCGCGGACGGCTCGCGCAGCGGGTGCCGCGACCTGGTGCCCGAGGACCGCCGGACGCGCTACGGCAAGGACTACCCCTTCGCGTGGTTCGGCATCATGGCCGAGGCCCCGATGAGCGCACCCGAGCTGGTCTACGCCCACTCCGAGCACGGCTTCGCGCTGATCAGCCAGCGCACCGCGACCGTCCAGCGGATGTACTTCCAGTGCGCCCCCGACGAATCCGTGGACGCCTGGTCCGACGACCGCATCTGGGAGACGCTCCAGGCCCGGGTGGCCGGCGAGGACGGCTTCCGGCTCAAGGAGGGCCCGATCCTGGAGAAGAAGGTGCTGCGGTTCCGCTCCTTCGTCCAGGAACCGATGCGCTTGGGCTCGATGGCGCTGGCGGGCGACGCCGCGCACACCGTGCCGCCGACCGGCGCCCGCGGCCTGAACCTGGCGCTGCACGACGTCAAGGTCCTCGCCGAGGTCCTGCTGCGGGCGCTCGGCAGCGAGGGCGCGGCCGCGCTCGACGACTACCAGCCGCGCGCCCTCCAGCGGGTCTGGCGCGCACAGAACTTCTCGTACTGGATGACCCGGCTGCTGCACACCGCGCCCGGCGCCACCCCGTTCGACCTGCGGCGCCAACTCGGCGAACTCGACAACGCGGTGGGCACCCGGGCCGGCCGCACCTTCCTCGCCGAGCAGTACACCGGCTGGCCCACCGCCGACCGGGACTGACCTCTTCAGGAGAGCACCCATGATCATCGACTGTCACGGCCACTTCACCACCGCACCACCGCAGTTGGCGCACTGGCGGGACCGGCAGGTGGCCGCGGCCGGCTCCGCCGGCGACACGCCCGACCCCGACGACCTGGTCATCACCGACGACGACCTCCGCGAGGCGATCGAGGGAAACCAGCTGCGGCTCATGGACGAGCGCGGCACCGACCTGACGATCTTCTCCCCGCGCGCCAGCTTCATGGCCCACCACATCGGCGACTTCGCGGTCTCCTCGGCATGGGCGCGGATCTGCAACGACCTGGTCCACCGCGTCAGCACGCTCTACCCCGACCGGTTCGCGACGGGCGCCATGCTCCCGCAGTCGCCCGGCGTCGACCCCGCCACCTGCCTGCCCGAGCTGCGTCGCGCGGTCGAGGAGCTCGGCGCCGTGTCGGTCAACCTCAACCCCGATCCGTCGGGCGGCAGTTGGAACGCACCGCCGCTGACCGACCGCAGCTGGTACCCGCTCTACGAGGCGATGGCCGAGTACGACATCCCGGCCATGATCCACGTCAGCACCTCGTGCAACCCGGCCTTCCACACCACCGGCGCCCACTACCTCAACGCCGACACCGCCGCGTTCATGCAACTGGTCCAGGGCGACCTGTTCGCCGACTTCCCGACCCTGCGGTTCGTGATCCCGCACGGCGGCGGCGCGGTGCCCTACCACTGGGGGCGCTTCCGCGGCCTGGCGATGGCGCTCGGCCGGCCCGACCCCGAGACGCTGCTGGACAACGTCTTCTTCGACACCTGCGTCTACCACCAGCCCGGCATCGACCTGCTGACCCGGGTGATTCCCGCCCGGTCGGTCCTCTTCGCCAGCGAGATGATCGGCGCCGTCCGCGACATCGACCCGCGCACCGGCCACCATTTCGACGACACCAAGCGGTACGTCGACGCGACCTCGAACCTGTCGGACGCGGAGCGGGCGGCCGTCTACGCCGGCAACGCCCTGCGCGTCTTCCCCCGCCTCGCCGACCGCTGAACCCAGGAGATGCACCGCATGGAACACACCGAGATCGGCGTCGTCCACACCTCGATCACCCGCGCCGACCCCGCCGCGGTCGCCGCGCTGTCGAAGTTCGGCGTGGCGACCGTCCACGAGGCCATGGGCCGGGTCGGACTGACGCGCCCCTACCTGCGCCCGGCCTACCCGAAGGCCCGGCTGTGCGGCACGGCGGTGACCGTCCTGCTGCAACCCGGCGACAACTGGATGCTGCATGTGGCCGCCGCGCAGGTCCGCGACGGCGACGTGCTGGTCGCGGCCTGCACCACCGAGAGCGAGGACGGCTTCTTCGGCGAACTGCTCGCCACGTCGCTGCGCGCCCGCGGCTGCCGGGGCCTGGTCATCGACGGCGGCGTGCGCGACACCGCCGAGCTGGCGGAGATGGACTTCCCGGTCTTCGCCCGGGCGATCAACGCCAAGGGCACGGTCAAGGCCACCCTCGGCTCGGTCAATGTGCCGGTGGTCTGCGCCAACGCCCTGGTCAGGCCCGGCGACGTCGTCCTCGCCGACGGCGACGGCGTCGTCGTCGTACCGCGCGAGCGGGCCGCCGAGGTCGCCCAGGCGTCGGCGGCGCGCGAGGCGGCCGAGGAGGGCAAGCGCGTGCGGTTCCGCGCGGGCGAACTCGGCCTGGACATCTATGGCATGCGCGGCCCGCTGGCCGCGCTCGGGCTGCGGTACGAGGACTGAGCATGACGACCTTCGAGAAGACCCCCGGCTGGCTGGACTGGTACGCCGGCCCGAGCCGCCCCGCGTTCCGGCTGCCCGCGGGCGCCGTCGACGCCCACTGCCACATCTTCGGGCCGGGCGAGCAGTTCCCGTACGCCCCCGAGCGCAAATACACCCCGTGCGACGCGTCCAAGGACCAGCTCTTCGCCCTGCGCGACCACTTGGGCTTCACCCGCACCGTCGTGGTCCAGGCGACCTGCCACGGCGCCGACAACAGCGCCATGGTCGACGCCTTGCGGGCGTCGGGCGGCCTGGCCCGCGGCGTGGCGACGCTGCGCCCGGGCACCTCGGACGCCCTGGTGCGGGAACTGCACGAGGCCGGCGTGCGCGGCGTGCGGTTCAACTTCGTCAAGCGGCTCGTCGATGCCGCGCCGCAGGACGACCTGTGGGACGTCGTCGAGCGGATCAAGCCGTACGGCTGGCACGTCGTCGTCTACTTCGAGGCCGCCGACCTCGCCGACCTGCGCGAGTTCCTGCTGTCGATCCCGCTGCCGCTGGTCGTCGACCACATGGGCCGGCCCGACGTCGCCAAGGACCCGCACGGACCAGAGTTCGAGGCGTTTCTCGACTTTCTGCGAGCCCGGCCAGACATCTGGTGCAAGGTCACCTGCCCGGAGCGGCTGTCGGTGAGCGGCCCGCCGGCCCTCGACGGGGAGCGGGCGGCCTACCGCGACGTCGTCCCGTTCGCCCGGCGCGTGGTCGAGGAGTTCCCCGACCGGGTGCTGTGGGGCACCGACTGGCCGCACCCCAACCTCACCGACCACATGCCCGACGACGGCCTGCTGGTCGACTTCGTCCCGCACATCGCGCCGACACTCGAGCTCCAGCACCGGCTCCTGGTCGACAACCCGATGCGCCTGTACTGGCCCGACGCCGACTGATCGGAGTCCCACCGTGTCACTGGACAAGACCTACCGACTGGTCCCCGGAACGACCATCTTCGACGCCGAGCAGTCCGCCAAGGGCTATCACCTCAACCAGTTCTGCATGTCGCTGATGACGGCCGAGAACCGCGCGAGCTACCTCGCCGACGAGCGCGCCTACCTGGACGCCTGGCCGCTGCGCGAGGAACAGAAGCAGGCCCTGCTCGACCGCGACCTCAACGCCGCGATGCGCGAGGGCGGCAACATCTACTTCCTCGCCAAGTGGGGTGCCACGCTGGGACTTTCGTTCCAGCAGATGGCCGGCTCGATGACCGGCATGACCGAGCAGGAGTACCGCGACATGATGGTCCGCGGCGGCCGCTCCGTCGAGGGCAACCGGATCGACCACGCCGTCCTCGAAGCGGCCCACGCCGACCGCACCCCGCCGGCCAAGCACGCCACGATCACCGGCGCCGTCTTCACCTCGCACGTCCCGGCGATCGGCGCGGCCATCGACCACCGCAAGACCGACGAGCCCTACTGGCAGCCGGTCTTCGAGGGCTACGAGTTCTCCAAGCGGTGGGCTGCGGAGAACCTCCCCGACGTGGTGTTCCTGGTCTACAACGACCACGCCTCCGCCTTCGACCAGTCGATGATCCCGACCTTCGTGCTCGGCACCGGCGCGGCCTACCCCACCGCCGACGAGGGCTACGGGCCGCGGCCCGTCCCGGGCATCGAGGGCCACCCCGAGCTTGCCGCACACATCGCGCACTCGCTCATCCGCGACGACTTCGACCTCACCCTCGTCAACGAGATGAGCGTCGACCACGGCCTGACCGTCCCGCTGTCCCTGATGTTCGGCGACGTCGAGCAGTGGCCGTGCAAGGTGATCCCGTTCCACGTCAACGTCGTTCAGTACCCCGTGCCCTCGGGCGAGAGGTGCTTCCAGCTCGGCCGGGCACTGCGCCGGGCCGTCGAATCCTACGACCGGCCGCTGAAGGTCCAGGTGTGGGGAACCGGCGGCATGAGCCACCAACTCCAGGGCCCCCGGGCCGGCCTGATCAACCGCGCGTGGGACAACGCTTTCCTGGACCGGCTGGTCGAGGACCCGGCGGGCCTGGCGCAGGTGCCGCACCTGGAGTACGTCGAGGAGGCGGGCTCCGAGGGCATCGAACTGGTCATGTGGCTGATCGCCCGCGGCGCGATGAGCGACATCGACGCAGGCGGCGAGATCGAGGCCAAGCACCGCTTCTACCACGTCCCGGCGTCCAACACGGCCGTCGGACACCTGATCCTGGAGAACCACCCGCGGGCCGAGACGCCCGCCGAGAAGGAGTGACATGACTGACGACCGGACCGTCCGGGTCGCCCTCGCCGGAGGCGGCGCCTTCGGAGCCAAGCACGCGGCCGCGCTCAGGCGGATCAAGGGCGTCGAGGTGACCGCCGTCGTGAGCAGCACCCTCGACCGCGCCCAGGCGTTCGCCGC contains the following coding sequences:
- a CDS encoding protocatechuate 4,5-dioxygenase (Catalytic LigB subunit of aromatic ring-opening dioxygenase; pfam02900;~Fe(II) binding site [ion binding];~KEGG: rpx:Rpdx1_4877 extradiol ring-cleavage dioxygenase class III protein subunit B; PFAM: Extradiol ring-cleavage dioxygenase, class III enzyme, subunit B;~Subunit B of the Class III extradiol dioxygenase, Protocatechuate 4,5-dioxygenase, which catalyzes the oxidization and subsequent ring-opening of protocatechuate; cd07364;~dimer interface [polypeptide binding];~identified by MetaGeneAnnotator; putative;~protocatechuate 4,5-dioxygenase [Delftia sp. Cs1-4];~tetramer interface [polypeptide binding]) translates to MSLDKTYRLVPGTTIFDAEQSAKGYHLNQFCMSLMTAENRASYLADERAYLDAWPLREEQKQALLDRDLNAAMREGGNIYFLAKWGATLGLSFQQMAGSMTGMTEQEYRDMMVRGGRSVEGNRIDHAVLEAAHADRTPPAKHATITGAVFTSHVPAIGAAIDHRKTDEPYWQPVFEGYEFSKRWAAENLPDVVFLVYNDHASAFDQSMIPTFVLGTGAAYPTADEGYGPRPVPGIEGHPELAAHIAHSLIRDDFDLTLVNEMSVDHGLTVPLSLMFGDVEQWPCKVIPFHVNVVQYPVPSGERCFQLGRALRRAVESYDRPLKVQVWGTGGMSHQLQGPRAGLINRAWDNAFLDRLVEDPAGLAQVPHLEYVEEAGSEGIELVMWLIARGAMSDIDAGGEIEAKHRFYHVPASNTAVGHLILENHPRAETPAEKE